TCGATCTACTACGTCACACCATTCCTGCGCTGGGATGGCGGGCGCGTCATGACCAGGCTCGATCGCCCCCGCGGCCTGATCGATTATGAAAGCTGGCGCAATATCGAGCGGGCCATCGCGGCGAGGCCCGCGCCTCACGGTTGGTGCGCCCGAAAACCATCGCGCTCGCGGTTGTCAGCGTAGGATTGGCGGCCGGCCTGGTCGGATCATTGGAAACCAAGGCCACGGGCGCCATAGCGGTGCTGCACGACCGCGGCGCCCTGGCTGTGACCCTGTCCGATGGCTCGGTCAGAAACGCCTACACAGTCAAGCTTCTCAACAAGACAGGACTTGAAGACGATCTACTGGGGCGTCGGCAACGCCGCGCCATGGCCCGGCGACAGCCATCCCGGCGACAATCTCTACACCTCGTCGGTGATCGCGCTCGATCCCGCCAATGGCAGGATCAAGTCCTACCACCAATACCACCAGAACGATTCCTGGGACTGGGACGAGGTCGATGCGCCGATGCTGGTCGACCTAAAACGCGACGGCCGCTCGATCAAGAGCCTGATCCATCCGGGCCGCGACGCGATCTTCTGGGTGCTCGAACGCACGACCAAGATCAATTACGTCGCTGGTTGGCCGTTCGTCTCGATCGATGTCTGGAAGGGCATCGATGCGGAGAGCGGGCGACCGATCATCGATCCCGTGCATAAGCCCGTCATCGGCAAGCGCGTCGAGTCCTGCCCGTCGCTGTGGGGCGGCAAGCACTGGCCCTCGGCTGCGTACAGCCAGAAGACCGGCCTCGTCTACGTTCCCGCCAACGAGTAACTTCTGCGGCGGTTTGACCGGCGAGAAAGTGGCGCTCAAGCCCGGCGAGCTCTGGCTCGGCACAAAGCCGGAGGATATCGGCCTGAAGGCGAAGCCCGGCGCGGATCATTTCGGCGAGCTTCAGGCCTGGGACCCTGCGACCGGCAAGAAGGTGTGGCAGCATGACTTCCCGAAGTCGCAGCTGTTCGGCTCGGTGACGGCGACCGCAGGCGATCTCGTCTTCGCCGGTGGCACCAACGACCGCTACTTCCGCGCCTTCAACGCCAAGACCGGTGAGCTGCTGTGGCAGCAGAAAACCAACTCCGGCATCATGGGCATGCCGATCTCCTACGAGATCGATGGTACGCAATATGTCGCGATCCAGTCCGGCTGGGCCATCGACGCGCAACGAATCCAGGATGCGCTTGCGACCAACAACATCGGCATTGAGGCCAACGTGGCGCAGGGCGGCGTGGTCTGGGTGTTCGCGCTGAAGAAGTAGGGCCTCAGGCGAATCGACCCCAAGCGGCGCGGCAAGGGGGGCAGCGAATGCGGCGGACGAAACGTCCGCCGCATTTTGTTCGTCTGGCTATGAGGCGCCGTTATTTGCCCTCGCGCTCGACGTTACTCTTTTCCTTCGCGTTCATCTCCATGACCTTGGGATCCTGACTGGACGTCCCGGTGGTCTGGGATCCATCGATCTCGCCTGTCAGATCGACGGCAACGGCGAACTGTCGCCTAACGTTCCCGGCGCTACGCCTCCAATTGCTTGCCGATCGGCAAGGAGCGGATGCGCTTGCCGGTCGCGGCGAAGATCGCGTTGATCAGCGCCGGCGCGAATGGCGGCACGCCGGGCTCGCCGACGCCGCTCGGCGGCGTGCCGGGCCCAGGTGGCACGATATGAACGTTGGTCACCAGCGGAGATTCGTCCATCCGGATCACCGGGAAGTCGTCATAGTTCTTCTGCTGGACCTTGCCGTCCCTGAAGGTGATCTCGCCATATTTGGCGAGGCTCAGGCCCATGATCGCAGCGCCCTCGATCTGGGACTGGATGCGCTCGGGATTGACGAAGGTGCCGCAGTCGATGGCGGTATCGACCCGCGGGATCGTCAGCTTGCCCTTGTCGTCGACGGCCACCTCCACGATCGTCGCGATGTAGCTGACGAAGCTGCGGTGCGCGGCGATGCCGAGCCCATGGCCCTTCGGCACCTGGCGGCCCCATTCGCCCTTCTCGGCCACCAGCTCGACCACCTTGCGCAGGCGCGCGGTGTCGATCGGGTAGCTGTCATAGGGCTCGCCATAGTTCCAGAGGTCCTTCACCGAGGCCAGCTGGACGATGCGGGGCGAGCCGATCAGGTCGAGCAGCATGTCCTTCTGGTCGCGGCCGGTGGCCTGCGCGATCTCGCCGACCATCGACTGCACGGCGAAGGCACGCGGGATGTTTGACACCGAGCGGAACCAGCCGATCCTGGTATGCGCGGCCGCTTCCGGATTCTCGCAGGAGATGTTGGCGATCTCGAAGGGCATGTCGACGAGGCCCATGCCGAGCTCGAACGAGGCCTGATGTACGGTTCCCGCCGCAAACGTCGAGGCGATGCTGGGGGCGACGCTACGGTGGCGCCAGGCAATCACCTTGCCGCTCTTGTCGAGGCCCGCCTCGATGCGCTCGACCGAGACGGTGTGCAGGAAGCCGTTGTGGATGTCGTCCTCGCGCGTCCACTGCACCTTCACGGGCGCGCCGAGCTCCTTGGAGAGCAGGGCGGCCTCGAGCGCATAGTCGCATTTCGACTTGCGGCCAAAGCCGCCGCCGAGCAGCGTCACGTTCACGGTGACGTTCGCTTCCGGGATGCCGAGCGTCTTGGCGACGTCCTCGCGGGTGCCGCCCGGGCTCTGCACCGGCGCCCAGATCTCCGCCTTGTCGCCCTTGACGTCGGCAACCGCCACCGGCGGCTCCATGCTGACATGGGCGAGGTGAGGAATGTAGTACTCGCCGACGATCACCTTGTCGGCGCTCTTGAGCGCAGCGTCCGCATCGCCCTCCTTGCGCACGACGAGACCGGGCTTGCGCGCGGCCTCCTCGAGCTCCTTGCGGTAGGCGACCGACTCGTACTTGCCGTTCGGCCCGTCGTCCCAGACGATCTTCAGCGCATCGCGGCCCTTGATCGCCGCACCCGTATTGCGGGCGATCACGGCCACGCCGCCGAGCGGCTGGAATTTCGAGGGCCACGGCCAACCGCGCACCTGCATCACCTTCTCGACGCCCGAGACCTTCAATGCGTCGGCCGGGTCGAACGAGACCGGCTTGCCGCCGGTCACCGGCGGGCGCGCGATGACGGCGTATTTCATGCCGGGCAGCCGCACGTCGGCGCCGTAGCCCGCCTTCCCTGTGGTGATGTCGTGGAGGTCAACGATGCTGATCTGGCCCTTGGTGAGGTAACGGAAATCCTTGGGGTCCTTCAGCTTGAGGCTGTCGACGCTCGGCAAGGATTCCTTGGCTGCGTCGGCTGCGAGCTCGCCGAAGCCGAGCTTGCGTCCGCTCGCGCCGTGAACGACCTCGTGATTGACCGCCTTCACTTCCGTTGCCGGCACGCCCCAGCGCTTGGCTGCGGCCTGCTCCAGCATGATGCGCGCAGAAGCGCCGATCTGGCGCATCGGGATCAGATAGTGCCGCGTGCTGCGGGAGCCGTCGGTGTCCTGGTTGCCGAACTTGACCTCGTCGCCATGGGCCTGCTGGACCTTGACCCTCGACCAGTCGGCTTCCATCTCCTCAGCGACGATCAGCGGCAGGCTGGTGCGCACGCCGGTGCCCATCTCGGAGCGGTGCGCGACGATGGTCACGATGCCGTCGGGCGCGACCGCGACGAACACGCGCGGGTCGACCACGACGCCGTGCGGCATCTTCCCGGCGCCGGTCTCATAGGCGAAGGCCTGGCGCGACATCACGGGCGCGGCGAGCACGAAGCCGCCAGTGACGCCCAGTCCCTTCAGGATGCTGCGGCGGGAAATCTTCTCGATCCTGACATGCTTCTCGAAGCCATGAAGCTTCTTTGGATTGTCGATGAAATTCATGATCACGCCCCCGTCGATGCGAGATGAACGGCGTTCTCGATTCGCTGGTAGCAGCCGCAGCGGCAGATGTTGCCCGCCATCGCCTCGCGGATCTGGTCATGTGACGGCTTTGGATTGTCCATCAGCAGCGCCGCTGCCTGCATGATCTGGCCGGCCTGGCAGAAGCCGCATTGGGGAACGTTGACCTGGCGCCACGCCTTCTGCACGGGATGATCGCCGTTCGGATGCAGGCCTTCGATGGTCGTGACCTCGCGGCCCGCAACGTCATTGACCGAAGTGATGCAGGAGCGGACCGCCTCCTTGTCGACGATGACGGTGCAGGCGCCGCACAGCGCCTGGCCGCAGCCGAATTTGGTGCCGGTCAGCCCGACCTCGTCGCGGAGAAACCAGAGCAGCGGAAGATCCGGGTCGCCATCCCAGCTTTGCTCCTGGCCGTTGATTTTTATCTTGATCATGATCGTTTCTCGCTCTTCTTAAGCCGATGATCCGATGGGCGTGATTGATTGGTGTGGCGGCGTCCGCATCCCCTGCTTCCGCAAGCCCAGGCAACTCCCGGGACGGAGGGGATGACGACGGGTGATGTCTGGGATGTGCTCGATACTTCCCGGTGGATTCTTATTTGATGAATTTCGCGCGGCATCGTGACGAGCGTGATGCTAGCAGAAACCGGACACGGCGGGCATCACAGCCGCTTGTGTTCGCGATCACATTGCATCTGCGATTTGTCAAAAGCTGGGCGCGACCTTCGTTCCCAGCTCGCGCGGCGGAGCAGAGCCTTTATTGCGGGCAAACACAACAAACACAAAAAGGCTTCGTCCGGCAGACTCCGCGCGGACGAAGCAGGAGACCTCAGTCGAGGGAGGGAGAACGCAGGGCGCAAGCTTTGCGAGCTGGCGAGGCTGCGGCATCAGTACAAATCTCGAAGCTGAGGGAACCGGCCGCCTCACGAGCGAATGAAGCGGCAATGCCAACCATTCGGTTCCGGCTCGCTGGCGGTGGTCCAGACCAGCGAGCCGAGAGAGCCGGCGAGGATGCACGCGTTGCCTCAGACAGCCGCTAAGCCGCCTTGTACCTAAGCAGCCTTGTCCCTAAGCGGCCTTGGCCTTCGCGACATGGGTCGCAATCGCGTCCATCAGCGCCGGCGACAGGCAGTCATAGGGCTCGAGCCCGATTTCCTTCAGCCGCGAACGGATGCCGGCCATCTGCTCCGGCTTGACGCCCGATTCGATCACCGAGGAGACGAAGGCGGCAAATTGCGGCGCCTGCGAGCCCTGCTCCTGGAACAGTTCGGGATGGATGAAGTCGAGGCCGTAGAACGGGTGGTCCTTGTTCTCGATACGGCCGTACATGTGCGTGCCGCAGGCCTTGCAGGCGTAGCGCTGGATCACCGCCGACGGATCGACGATCTGCAGCTTGTCGCCGTTCTCGAGCACGGTGACGTTCTGGCGCGGCACCACGGCGACGACGGAGAACATCGCGCCCTGCGGCTTCCAGCACTTGGTGCAGCCGCAGGCGTGGTTGTGCGCCACGTCGCCCTTGATGCCGACCTTGACCGGGTGGTCCTTGCATTTGCAGACCAGCGTGCCGCCGGCAAAGCTGCCGCTGCCTTGTTTCAGGCCATTGTCGATCAAGGGATGGAGAGCAACAGTCATGGGATGATCCTCCTTGTGGGTGATGGTTCTGGTTTAGTAGACGACGACCGAACGGATCGATTTGCCCTCGTGCATCAGGTCGAAGCCCTTGTTGATGTCTTCGAGCTTCAGCACGTGGGTGATCATGGGATCGATCTGGATCTTTCCATTCATGTACCAGTCGACGATCTTGGGCACGTCGGTGCGGCCGCGCGCGCCGCCGAACGCCGTGCCTCTCCAGTTGCGCCCGGTGACGAGCTGGAACGGGCGGGTGGCGATCTCCTTGCCGGCTTCCGCAACGCCGATGATGATCGATGTTCCCCAGCCACGATGACAGCACTCCAGGGCCTGGCGCATCACAGTGGTGTTGCCGGTACAGTCGAAGGTGTAGTCGGCGCCGCCGTCGGTCAGCGTCACCAGATGCTGCACGATGTCGCCGGTTACCTTCTTGGGGTTGACGAAGTCCGTCATGCCGAACTTGCGGCCCCAATCCTCCTTGGAGTCATTGATGTCGACGCCGATGATCTTGTCGGCCCCGGCCATCTTGGCGCCCTGGATGACGTTGAGACCGATGCCGCCGAGGCCGAACACCACGACGTTGGAGCCCGGCGTGACCTTGGCGGTGTTGACGACGGCGCCGACGCCGGTCGTGACGCCGCAGCCGATGTAGCAGCTCTTGTCGAAGGGGGCATCCTCGCGAATCTTGGCGACTGCGATCTCAGGCAGCACCGTGAAGTTCGAGAAGGTCGAGCAGCCCATATAGTGATAGATCGGCTTGCCCTTGTGGGAGAAGCGGCTGGTGCCGTCGGGCATCACGCCCTTGCCCTGCGTCGCGCGGATCGCGGTGCAAAGGTTGGTCTTCCCGCTCAGGCAGCTTTTGCACTGCCGGCATTCGGGCGTGTAGAGCGGGATGACGTGATCGCCAGGCTTCACCGAGGTCACGCCTGCGCCGATCTCGCGGATGATGCCGGCGCCCTCGTGGCCGAGGATCGAGGGGAAGATTCCTTCGCTGTCGAAACCGTCGAGCGTGTAGGCATCGGTGTGGCAGATTCCGGTCGCCTTGATCTCGACCAGAACTTCGCCGGCCTTCGGTCCTTCCAGATCGACCTCGACGATTTCAAGCGGCTTTTTTGCTTCGAAAGCGACCGCGGCACGTGTCTTCATCGTAAGCTCCTCAAATTCTCTCTGCTGGAGATGCCGAGATTTGGTCTCGGCCGAGCTCCAAACGTTCATTTCCTGCCCATGCAGGAGTCTTCTGCCTTTGTATAGGCCTCAGTCTTGTCCTCGTGCTTGCCCGGCCGCGCGCGGCCCCAGGCTTCGTTGGAACGGGCGCGCAGATAGACGTAGAGATCGTCCATGTAGCAGGCCACGTTCGGATTATCGCCGAACGCCGGCATGACGTTCTCCGCGGCGGTGGAGACGTTCTTGCGGCCCGAGGCGACGACGCCGAGGAAGTCGGCATAGCTCATCGTCTTCAGGGAGTCCTTCAATGCCGGCGCGTAGGTCGATCCCATTCCATCCGGGCCATGGCAGACGTGGCAGTCCGAATGATAGCGGCGGTATCCGGAATAGGTGTACCAGTCAACGGTGCCGTCGGCCGAGATCTTATAGGTCGGGTTTCCTTCCTTATCGAGCCACTCACCATTCTCGTTTTGCTTAACGGCGCCCGGGTCGCCCGTGCCGTCCGCGAAAGCAATTCCTCCGGACGCGACCAAGATCATCGCAGCTATTGCAGAGCAGATTCTACGCAAGAGAGTTTTTCCTCGACAGCGTTCGGTGGAGACGAGCCGGCGCGTGGAGTTGATCCACGCGCCGGGACGATATGAGGTTGCGGCTAGTTCGGCAGCGAGAACACGGTCAGCGTACCGCCGAGTGCCGTGTAGTTGCCAAGTGCCGCATAGCCACCGACTGCACCGAGACCGGCGGTCGGATCGGTCAGGCCTGCCGCCAGACCGATACCGGCCCAGCCGCCCACGCCGGAGAGCACCGCGATGTACTGCTTGCCACCGTTCTCATAGGTCGTGACGTTGCCGATGATGCCGGAAGGAGTCTTGAACTTGTAGAGCTCCTTGCCGGTCTTTGCGTCGACCGCCTTCAGGTAGCCTTCGAGCGTGCCGTAGAACACCACGCCGCCGGCGGTCGCGAGCGCACCCGACCAGACCGAGAACTGCTCCTTGTTGGACCACACGATCTTGCCGGTCTTACCGTCCCAGGCGATGAAGTTGCCCATGTTGGCATCGCCCTGCGGCGGATACATCGAGAGCGTCGCACCCACATAGGGCTGGCCCGCGGTGTAGCTGACCTTGAACGGTTCGTAGTCCATGCAGACGTGGTTGGTCGGAACGTAGAACAGCTGCGTGTCGGGCGAGTAGGCTGCCGGCTGCTCGTCCTTGGTGCCGAGCGCGGCCGGGCAGATGCCCTTGGTGTTGTGATCCTCGCCGCCCTTTTCGGTCGAGGCCGCGTCAAGAACCTTCGGACGACCATAGTTCGGCGAGTTCTTGTCCATGTCGACACCGGAGGTCCAGTTCACCTTCGGATCGTACTTCTCGGCGACCAGCAGCTCGCCGGTTGCACGATCCAGCGTGTAGCCGAGACCGTTGCGGTCGAAGTGCGTCAGCAGCTTGCGCGCCTGGCCGTTGATCTGCTGATCCGAGAGGATCATCTCGTTGACGCCGTCGTAGTCCCATTCGTCATGGGGCGTCATCTGATAGACCCATTTGGCCACGCCGGTGTCGGGATTGCGCGCCCAGATCGTCATCGACCATTTGTTGTCGCCCGGACGCTGCTTCGGATTCCAGGTCGAGGGATTGCCCGATCCGTAATAGATCAGGTTGAGCTCGGGATCGTAGGAGATCCAGCCCCAGGTGGCGCCGCCGCCGATCTTCCACTGATCGCCCTGCCAGGTCTTGAGGCTCGAGTCCTTGCCGATCGGCTTGCCCAGAGCCGTGGTCTTGTCGTCGACCAGGATCTGATCATCCGGCCCTTCCGAGTAGCCACGCCAGACCTGCTTGCCGGTCTTGAGGTCGTAGGCCGTCATGTGAGCCTGCACGCCGAATTCGCCGCCGGAAATGCCGATCAGCACCTTGTCCTTGACGACCATCGGCGCCGAGGTCCCGGTCTCGCCCTTGGTGGGATCGCCGTTCTTCACAGTCCAGGCGACCTGGCCGGTCTTGGCATCGAGCGCAACCAACGTGGTGTCGGCCTGGTGCAGGAGGATCTTTCCGTCGCCATAGGCTAGACCGCGGTTAACCGTGTCGCAGCACATCACCGGGATGACGTTCGGATCCTGCTTGGGCTCGTACTTCCAGACGATCCTGTTCTCGTTGGAAAGGTCAAGGGCGTAGACCTTGTTCGGGAACGGCGTATGGACGTACATCATGTTGCCGATGATCAGCGGGCCGCCTTCATGGCCGCGCAGTACGCCGGTCGAGAAGGTCCAGGCGACCTGAAGCTTGCCGACATTCTGTGCGTTGATCTGATTCAATTTCGAATAGCGGGTGTTGGCATAGTCGCCCGTCGGCATCACCCAGTCTTTCGGGTTCTGCGACATCTTGATCAGTTCATCATTTGCTGAAGCGTTGCCGACGGCCAAAGCCGCGGCAGAGCCAAGAAACGTCGCCAGTAGCACCTTGCGCATAGTCATTCCTCCTAGGTCTCGTTTATTGTTTCTGAAGCATTGCGTACCGCTGGGCATTGGGGGTCCAGCGTCTGCTCGTGCAGGGCGGTCACGATTGGGACCAGAAACGATGCTGTGCTGTTTCCTCCTCCTGGTATGAGCCCACGGGTCCGCTTGTGAGGTGCGGCCCGTTTCTTTGTTGTTCCTGCCGCAATCCGTAACCGGTTCGCAAACGGGAAACTTGCCCAAGAGGGAAGGGCATTTGCTTGACAGCGCAAAGGCCAGAACTTTTTGATTTTGCAGTAGCGAATTCAGCGGCTTCTGTGCTGCCTGGCGGCGGGCACCCGACTCAGGTTCCCCTTGACGGCGCTGCAACTAAGGCGGAGGATCATCAATCAAGGATGGCAGACGGAGCACTGGCGCTTGCTCCAAAGACCGCCCTAATTTGAGGTAAACGTCGCTTCATCGTGACAGGGGGCCTCTGGCGGCCCCATCACGATTTGAGTCAAATCAGTGGCTGGGATCATGTCCGACACAATACACACACTCAGCACGACCGGGCTGACGCCGAAAAGGCAGATCCAGAGCTGGGTCGACGGGCTGACCAGTCTGTGCGGCCATTTCGACGTCGATCCGCTGGAAGCATCATCGCTCGAGGGACGGATCGACTACACCACCATATCGCGCCTGAAACTCTGCCAGATCGAGGTTAGCCAGCATCGCATCGCGCACACGGATGCGCGCGCGAAGGCCAATGAGCATCCCTACATCAAGATCCATTTCCAGACCTACGGCATTTCCTATTTCGAGCAGGACGGCCGCCACATCGAGCTGATGCCCGGCGACATCATCGCCTATGACGTGTCCTGTCCGCATTCGATCATCAGCCCCGCCTTCACGCGGCACGATGTGGTGATCGTGCCGAAGTCGCTGCTGCGCGATCGCGGCTTCCCGTCGCAGCGGATGCCCGCCTGCAAGCTGTCGGCGCGCACCGGCATGGGGCGAATCGCCCACGACTTCGTCCACGCCACCTTCGACGAGGCCGCAAAGCTCTCGGCGAACAGCGCGGTCGGCGTCGCAGATTCGCTGATCGACCTCCTGCTGCTGCCGCTGCGCGAGGCCGACACGATGTTCGATCGGGTCGGGCCCGAGGCGATGTATGTGCGCGCCCAATTTTTCATCCGCGAGCACCTGCGTGATCCGGATTTGTGCATCGACCAGATTTCCGCCGAGCTCGGCTGCTCCAAGCGCTATCTGCACATGCTGTTCAGCGAACGCGGCACGACGGTGAGCGACTACATCTGGCAGGCCCGCCTTCAGAACTGCCGTCAGGAGCTCGAGGCCCACGTCGGCAAGACCATCACCGACGTCGCCTTCTCCTGGGGCTTCTCGAGCTCGTCACATTTCAGCCGCGTGTTCCGGAAGTACTTTGGCGTCGTGCCGTCGTCGATCCACAAGGCACAGCTGAACGCCGTTTCCTCTGAAGAGCATTAGCTGCGGCTGCGCGGCGTCCGCTTCATCGGTCGCAAATGAGCCTCTCACGACAAAGCTCGTGACGGCCCGCCGCCCTTCTGAATGACACGCCAGACAGTCTCCTCGGCCTCGCCGCGATGAGGCCGAACGTGCCGCCCGTGATCACGTTGACCACGCACTGCTCGACAATTCCGCTTGGCCCCTCCGGCGAACGACGCCGCAAGGCGATGAAGAAGCAGCGCAACGGATGTCGTCACCTCTGGATGATCTGCTTCCAGACGTCGCCGAGGATCGCGGGCTCGCGCGGCGGCAGGTAGGTGAGCCCGGCCTGCTTGCCAAACTCGGCCATCTTGCCTTCTGCCATGAGTTCGGCAAGCGCCTTGTTGACCGCAGAGATCAAAGCGGGATCGCTGGAGAGCCCGACGTAGCCGCGATTGGCGGCGATCGGATAAAAATAGCCGGACGCGGTGATCGCAGTGTCGGGATGGGCGGCGCGGTGGGCGTCGAAGCGGGCGAGGTCCAGCAGTGTCGCATCATAGTCGCCGCGGTCGAGCGCGCCGAGGAGATCGTCGCGGCCGGGGACGAGATGGGTGATGCTGTCGATCAGCCGCCCTTTGTCGAAGGTCATCAGAATGGCGTCGCCCAGCGATCCGCTTTCGATCACGAGGCGGAGACCTGCGAGGTCGCCGATGTCGCTGATCTTGCGATCGCGCGCCTTCGGACCGAGCACGACCGTCATCGGCGAATGGATGTAGGGCTGACTCGGCGCGAGCACGCCCAGAGCGACACGGCGCCGACGGTCCTCGCGGGTGGCGCCGTCGAAATCCGGAAGCCTTGCCGTCTTCATGCCGGGCACGACGAGGGAATCGCGGGTCAGCGCGTAGCTGCCGACCAGCGCGCAGCGTCCGTCCGACAGCAGCGCGTTGGCCTCGAGCTGCGGGCTCGAATCCTCATCCAACCTGCTTTCGAACCACTGGATCTGGAGCGGCCGGTCGAGCCGCTGCGCGATCGCCTGCGCCAGCGTCACGTCGAAGCCCGTGCCGGGCTTGCTGCGGTGATGCACGGACAGCGGCGGCCGGTCCTCGTCGAGGCATACTCGCAAGGGATCGGCCGCATCGGCGATTGTTGTGAGAATCGCAAACATCGCGGCAAGGCCGAACGCTCCAAGCCGAAGTCTCATGGCCGTCTCCGGCTCGAAATGTAGGCCCAGAGGTCGGTGATCTCGTCCTCGCTGAGGATGTCGCCCCACGGCGGCATCTTGTTGTTCTTGCCGTTCTTCACCGTGGTGACGAACCGCGTCTTGTCGTCGGGGAAGGCGCGCAGGTCCGGCGTGATGGTGCCGGAGTTCATCATGCCGGGGCCGTGGCAATGCGAGCATTTTTCGGCGTAGGTCGCCTTGCCGTGGTCGATCTGCGCCTGAACGGGATTGCCATTCGGTTCATCCGCGGCGCGGACGATCGCCACCGACGCAACAGCCAGCCCCCCGACGGCGGCGAGTGTCGCCGCCGTCCTGATCAAAGTCTCTTTCAGCACGTCGAACCCTTGGTTATTGCTTGATCGCGAAAACCCACAGGGAGCCGCCGGGCGGCACCTTGGCGAGCCGCTCGTCACCGGAGAACAGCGAGTAGACGCCGCCATAGCCGCTTGTCACCGCGACATACTGCACGCCGTCCTGTTGCCAGGTCACCGGCTGTCCCTCGATGCCGGAGCCGGTCTGGAACTGCCAGAGCTTCTTGCCGCTGTCGGCATCGAAGGCCTCGAACTCACCGGTAAGCGAACCCGTGAACACCACGCCGCCCGCGGTCGACAACACGCCGGAGAAGCGCGGAATGTCGCTGGCCGCTTCCCACTTCGCCTTGCCGGTCAGGGGATCGATCGCCTTGAGATGGCCGCGCGGTCCGTCACCGAACTCCCAGGGATCGGTGAGATCCATGCCGAGATACCATTCACCCTGCTTGAAAGTGACCGGTTCGGCCTTGTACTTGCCGCCGAAGTTGAGCGTGTTGGCGTAAGCCAAGCCGGTCTGCGGATTGAACGACATCGGCTCCCAGTTCTTGCCGCCGAGGACCGACGGATAGACCGTGACTTTCTTGCCCTCGCGCGCGTCCCTCGCGACATCAGTCTCGATCGGCCTGCCGGTCTTCATGTCGACGCCGGTCGCCCAGTTGACGTTCACGTAGGGATTGGCCGCGAGCAGCTTGCCGTTGGTGCGATCGAGTACGTAGAAGAAGCCGTTGCGGTTGGCGTCCATCAACACCTTGGTCGGCTTGCCCTC
This genomic interval from Bradyrhizobium sp. CB82 contains the following:
- a CDS encoding transporter substrate-binding domain-containing protein — translated: MRLRLGAFGLAAMFAILTTIADAADPLRVCLDEDRPPLSVHHRSKPGTGFDVTLAQAIAQRLDRPLQIQWFESRLDEDSSPQLEANALLSDGRCALVGSYALTRDSLVVPGMKTARLPDFDGATREDRRRRVALGVLAPSQPYIHSPMTVVLGPKARDRKISDIGDLAGLRLVIESGSLGDAILMTFDKGRLIDSITHLVPGRDDLLGALDRGDYDATLLDLARFDAHRAAHPDTAITASGYFYPIAANRGYVGLSSDPALISAVNKALAELMAEGKMAEFGKQAGLTYLPPREPAILGDVWKQIIQR
- a CDS encoding cytochrome c; this encodes MLKETLIRTAATLAAVGGLAVASVAIVRAADEPNGNPVQAQIDHGKATYAEKCSHCHGPGMMNSGTITPDLRAFPDDKTRFVTTVKNGKNNKMPPWGDILSEDEITDLWAYISSRRRP